The following proteins are encoded in a genomic region of Takifugu rubripes chromosome 21, fTakRub1.2, whole genome shotgun sequence:
- the ndufs4 gene encoding NADH dehydrogenase [ubiquinone] iron-sulfur protein 4, mitochondrial, which translates to MASSMSLLGLGRLSFFNAASKFAFNSIRSTSTSTSRLAEKPGQDTQLITVDEKLDITTLTGVPEEHIKTRKVHIFVPAKSSMQSGVHGTKKWKMDFDTRERWENPLMGWASTADPLSNMVLSFASREDAVAFAEKNGWSYDITEKRNPKPRVKSYGANFSWDKRSRRSAK; encoded by the exons ATGGCGTCCTCAATGTCACTTCTTGGCTTGGGACGTTTGTCTTTCTTCAATGCAGCTTCTAAATTCGCCTTTAATTCTATCAG GTCTACAAGCACATCAACATCAAGGCTGGCAGAGAAACCAGGACAAGACACGCAACTTATTACTGTTGATGAGAAATTG GACATCACCACTCTGACGGGGGTGCCGGAGGAGCACATCAAGACGCGCAAAGTTCACATCTTCGTGCCCGCCAAGTCCTCCATGCAGTCGGGGGTCCACGGCACCAAGAAATGGAAGATGGACTTTGACACCAGGGAGCGCTGGGAGAACCCGCTGATGGGCTGGGCGTCAAC AGCCGACCCCTTATCCAACATGGTTCTCTCGTTCGCCTCCAGGGAAGACGCCGTCGCCTTCGCCGAGAAAAACG GCTGGAGCTACGACATCACAGAGAAGAGGAACCCGAAGCCCCGGGTCAAATCCTACGGAGCGAACTTTTCCTGggacaagaggagcaggaggtctGCTAAGTAA
- the fsta gene encoding follistatin-A isoform X3 → MFGMLKHHLHPGILLLFMWLCHLMEHQKVQAGNCWLQQGKNGRCQVLYMPGMSREECCRSGRLGTSWTEEDVPNSTLFRWMIFNGGAPNCIPCKETCDNVDCGPGKRCKMNRRSKPRCVCAPDCSNITWKGPVCGTDGKTYKDECALLKAKCKGHPDLDVQYQGKCKKTCRDVLCPGSSTCVVDQTNNAYCVTCNRICPEVTSPEHYLCGNDGIIYASACHLRRATCLLGRSIGVAYEGKCIKAKSCEDIQCSAGKKCLWDARMSRGRCSLCDETCPESRTDEAVCASDNTTYPSECAMKQAACSMGVLLEIKHAGSCNSITEDHDEDDEDEDSDYMAYAHISSILDG, encoded by the exons ATGTTTGGGATGCTGAAACACCACCTCCACCCGGGCATTTTGCTCTTGTTCATGTGGCTTTGTCACCTCATGGAACATCAAAAAGTTCAAG CTGGAAACTGCTGGTTGCAGCAGGGAAAGAACGGAAGGTGCCAGGTGCTCTACATGCCCGGGATGAGCAGGGAGGAGTGCTGTCGGAGCGGGAGACTGGGGACTTCCTGGACCGAGGAGGACGTCCCCAACAGCACGCTCTTTAGATGGATGATCTTCAATGGCGGAGCTCCCAATTGCATACCTTGCAAAG AAACCTGCGACAATGTTGACTGCGGCCCCGGGAAGCGATGCAAGATGAACAGGAGGAGTAAGCCGCGCTGCGTTTGCGCCCCAGACTGTTCCAACATCACTTGGAAGGGACCCGTCTGCGGCACCGACGGGAAGACCTACAAGGACGAGTGCGCGCTGCTAAAGGCTAAATGCAAAGGACACCCTGACCTGGATGTACAGTACCAGGGAAAGTGCAAGA AAACCTGCCGCGATGTCTTGTGCCCCGGCAGTTCCACGTGCGTCGTAGACCAAACAAACAACGCGTACTGCGTGACGTGTAATCGGATCTGCCCAGAAGTGACTTCTCCTGAGCACTACCTGTGTGGGAACGACGGGATTATCTACGCCAGCGCCTGCCACCTGAGACGAGCTACCTGTCTCCTTGGTCGGTCAATTGGAGTGGCATACGAGGGGAAATGCATCA AGGCCAAGTCGTGTGAGGACATCCAGTGCAGCGCTGGGAAAAAGTGCCTGTGGGACGCTCGGATGAGCCGGGGCCGCTGCTCGCTGTGTGACGAGACCTGCCCGGAGAGCAGGACGGACGAGGCGGTGTGTGCCAGCGACAACACCACATATCCCAGCGAATGTGCCATGAAACAGGCCGCTTGCTCTATGGGAGTTCTGCTGGAGATCAAGCACGCAGGATCTTGCAACT CCATCACAGAAGAccatgatgaggatgatgaagatgaggactCAGACTACATGGCTTATGCCCATATATCTTCTATACTGGATGGATAG
- the itga2.2 gene encoding integrin alpha-2, whose translation MDLRGQIFFLIAIAADSIWRSHSFNVGTAGAKIFTGPAAEEFGYQVQQATNHEGKWLLVSAPWSGYTRNRKGDVYKCPLSESRNSCDKLNLQDSLSIPDVKNININMSLGLTLTQKPDGTDLLMCGPLWAQQCGSQQFYPGICARLTPLFQPRSAFSPAVQKCGGPMDIVIVLDGSNSIYPWEPMTAFIQKLIPTLDIGPQTTQVSVIQYAVDPKFEFRLNEFRNKEDMLSAASRITQMSGYLTNTFQAIQYASQWGFHPSSGSRPGAAKVMVVVTDGESHDEAFRESVIAECNEKGITRFGIAVLGYYTRNNIDTENLIKEIKSIASEPTANYFFNVSDEVALSNIAGTLGDRIFNIEGTGKGGDNFKMEMSQVGFSAHYSSQQDVMMLGAVGAYSWSGTVVHQRGSTVDILPSSAFEETLQDKSHSSLLGYSVTSLNDGRTQYFVAGAPRSNHTGQVIVYTVSTQKQTTVIDSERGKQIGSYFGSVLCSLDVDSDGVTDLLLVGAPMFMSEMKKEEGRVYVFSVTKGILNEQGFLSGPSPTEDARFGMAISAIPDLDLDGYSDVVVGAPLEDNQKGVIYIYNGEKRTLNKEFSQRVLGSSLDPKLQYFGRSLDSFKDLNGDSLPDISVGAYGKVVQLWSRGVATISATGSFNPDKINILDKPCDINGRKHSCFTTRLCFSATFRPNNPVGPVDLSYTLTLDADLQASRVTSRGLFTKNNERFLTEKKKISSTELCLPFDVYVQETPDFVNSLSLKVEVEQQNTDVNPVLDRSAVSAWEFFIPFTKDCGSDDVCTSDLVLSVSSNNKATSSSPAVIGANNPELSFQVVVKNKKENAYNPQVLATFSSNLYYSSVFPPTDGVKCSLTPPQTVTCHVGYPALRTDQEIKFTINFDYNLQQVQNKAEVKFEAKSDGKEEKPADNNVAISIPLVYDTGVILSRESNINFYVVDSPPPPKTAIKTFDDIGPEFNFTVKVSTGTFPVSLLYLTIALPMTTKGGNELLYVTRLDTDGGSVSCDSSSLVDPLKLSTKSHTQTFSPENLRQTDKLDCKSAKCKYIKCILKDIEVNSNYFVKVKTRIWIGTFITATYQSTELTPSISVETTNPDLLLINPKLLPVVLAVSKPGEKGDIPVGVIAGSVIAGLVLLALAVGLLWKFGFFKRKYQQLQKEADDDQPSRPHDNEVL comes from the exons ATGGATCTACGGGGGCAGATCTTTTTTCTGATAGCCATCG cggCTGACAGTATCTGGCGCTCGCACTCCTTCAACGTCGGCACTGCAGGTGCCAAGATTTTCACTGGCCCAGCTGCAGAAGAGTTCGGCTACCAAGtccaacaagcaacaaaccACGAAGGCAAATG GCTCCTGGTCAGCGCTCCGTGGAGCGGTTACACCCGAAACAGAAAGGGAGACGTTTACAAGTGTCCCCTTTCTGAATCCAGGAATAGCTGCGACAAGCTTAATCTCCAAG ACTCTCTCAGTATTCCGGATgttaaaaacatcaacatcaacatgtCCCTGGGCTTGACTCTCACCCAGAAGCCTGACGGCACTGACCTGCTG ATGTGTGGGCCTCTGTGGGCGCAGCAGTGTGGCAGCCAGCAGTTCTACCCTGGGATATGTGCAAGACTGACCCCCCTCTTTCAGCCTCGGTCTGCGTTCTCACCTGCTGTCCAGA AGTGCGGCGGACCCATGGACATCGTGATCGTTCTGGACGGCTCCAACAGCATCTACCCCTGGGAGCCGATGACAGCCTTCATCCAGAAGTTAATACCCACCCTCGACATCGGGCCACAGACCACCCAG GTCAGCGTCATCCAGTACGCCGTCGATCCCAAGTTTGAGTTCAGACTGAACGAATTCAGGAATAAAGAAGACATGCTGAGCGCGGCGTCCAGGATCACGCAAATGTCCGGGTACCTCACGAATACCTTCCAAGCCATTCAGTACGCCAG TCAGTGGGGCTTCCACCCGAGCAGCGGCAGTCGCCCGGGGGCCGCCAAAGTCATGGTGGTCGTCACCGACGGGGAATCTCACGACGAGGCGTTCAGGGAATCGGTCATTGCCGAGTGCAACGAGAAAGGCATCACCAGATTCGGCATAGCT GTGCTGGGTTACTACACAAGAAACAACATCGACACGGAAAACCTGATCAAAGAAATCAAATCCATCGCCAGCGAGCCCACGGCGAATTACTTCTTCAACGTGTCAGACGAGGTGGCTCTGTCCAACATCGCCGGGACTCTGGGAGATCGCATCTTCAACATAGAAG GTACAGGCAAGGGAGGAGACAACTTCAAAATGGAGATGTCGCAGGTGGGATTCAGCGCTCACTACTCCAGCCAACAG GATGTGATGATGCTGGGAGCGGTGGGAGCCTACTCCTGGAGCGGGACCGTGGTCCACCAGAGAGGGTCCACCGTGGACATTCTGCCCTCCTCGGCCTTTGAGGAGACGCTTCAAGACAAAAGTCACAGCTCATTACTGG GTTATTCAGTCACCAGCTTGAATGATGGTCGCACGCAGTATTTTGTGGCCGGTGCACCACGCTCCAACCACACCGGCCAGGTCATAGTCTACACCGTCAGCACCCAGAAGCAAACAACGGTCATCGACTCAGAAAGAGGCAAACAG ATCGGGTCCTACTTCGGGAGCGTCCTGTGCTCTCTGGATGTGGACAGCGATGGCGTGACAGACCTGCTGCTGGTCGGGGCACCGATGTTCATGAGTgagatgaagaaagaagaaggcAGGGTCTACGTCTTCTCCGTCACCAAG GGCATATTGAACGAGCAGGGATTCCTCAGCGGCCCCTCCCCGACCGAGGACGCTCGTTTTGGGATGGCTATCTCCGCTAtccctgacctggacctggacggGTACAGCGATGTTGTAGTTGGAGCGCCACTAGAGGACAACCAAAAGGGCGTAATCTACATCTACAATGGGGAGAAAAGGACGTTGAATAAAGAGTTCTCACAG AGAGTCCTCGGCTCCAGCCTGGATCCAAAGTTGCAGTATTTTGGAAGGTCTTTAGATAGCTTCAAGGATCTGAATGGCGATAGTCTCCCTGACATCTCTGTTGGTGCTTACGGCAAAGTGGTGCAGCTCTG GTCCAGAGGTGTAGCAACTATCAGTGCGACGGGTTCATTCAACCCCGATAAAATCAACATCTTGGACAAACCCTGTGACATTAATGGACGCAAGCATTCCTGTTTTACCACCAGGCTCTGCTTCAGCGCCACGTTCAGGCCCAACAATCCCGTCGGGCCCGTCG ATCTTTCCTACACGTTGACTCTGGACGCCGACTTGCAGGCCTCACGGGTGACGTCAAGAGGACTGTTCACCAAAAACAACGAGCGGTTCctcacagaaaagaaaaaaatatcatCCACAGAGCTGTGTCTGCCTTTTGATGTCTACGTCCAG GAGACTCCAGATTTTGTGAACTCCCTCAGCCTGAAGGTGgaagtggagcagcagaacacagacGTGAACCCCGTCCTGGATCGCTCCGCTGTCAGCGCCTGGGAATTCTTT ATCCCCTTCACCAAAGACTGCGGCTCAGACGACGTGTGCACCAGCGACCTGGTGCTGAGCGTGAGCTCCAACAATAAGGCCACCAG CTCTTCGCCCGCCGTCATCGGCGCCAACAACCCAGAACTGTCCTTCCAAGTGGTCGTGAAGAACAAAAAGGAGAATGCGTACAACCCTCAGGTGTTGGCCACCTTCTCCAGCAACCTCTACTACTCGTCCGTGTTTCCCCCC ACGGACGGAGTAAAGTGCAGCTTGACTCCACCTCAGACTGTCACCTGCCACGTGGGATATCCAGCATTAAGAACCGACCAAGAG ATAAAATTCACCATCAATTTCGATTACAATCTGCAGCAAGTGCAGAACAAGGCTGAGGTGAAATTCGAGGCGAAAAG CGACGGTAAAGAGGAAAAGCCCGCAGACAACAATGTGGCCATTTCCATCCCGCTGGTCTATGACACAGGCGTTATTCTCTCCCG GGAATCAAATATCAATTTCTACGTGGTGGATTCTCCCCCTCCACCAAAAACGGCCATAAAAACATTTGACGACATCGGCCCAGAGTTTAACTTTACCGTCAAG gTTTCAACAGGGACCTTCcctgtcagcctcctgtacctgacCATCGCTCTGCCCATGACCACCAAGGGTGGAAATGAGCTTCTGTACGTGACCAGACTGGACACGGAT GGAGGTTCTGTCAGCTGCGACTCCAGTAGCCTGGTTGACCCTCTGAAGCTCAGCACGAAGAGCCACACACAGACCTTCTCTCCGGAGAACCTACGACAGACGGACAAACTG GACTGCAAGAGTGCGAAATGCAAGTACATCAAATGCATCCTCAAAGACATTGAGGTCAATAGCAACTACTTTGTGAAGGTTAAAACGAGGATCTGGATCGGCACGTTCATCACG GCCACCTATCAGAGCACTGAACTGACCCCCAGCATCAGTGTGGAGACCACCAACCCTGATCTGCTCCTCATCAACCCCAAACTCCTCCCA GTGGTGCTGGCAGTCAGTAAACCTGGAGAAAAGGGCGACATCCCTGTGGGTGTGATCGCTGGCAGCGTCATTGCAGGACTGGTTCTGTTGGCTCTGGCTGTTGGACTGCTCTGGAAG TTTGGCTTTTTCAAGAGAAagtaccagcagctccagaaggaGGCCGACGACGACCAGCCGAGCCGACCTCATGACAACGAAGTTCTGTGA
- the fsta gene encoding follistatin-A isoform X1, producing the protein MFGMLKHHLHPGILLLFMWLCHLMEHQKVQAGNCWLQQGKNGRCQVLYMPGMSREECCRSGRLGTSWTEEDVPNSTLFRWMIFNGGAPNCIPCKETCDNVDCGPGKRCKMNRRSKPRCVCAPDCSNITWKGPVCGTDGKTYKDECALLKAKCKGHPDLDVQYQGKCKSKKHCEYICQMLIPFSVFQFATTVFTLSETCRDVLCPGSSTCVVDQTNNAYCVTCNRICPEVTSPEHYLCGNDGIIYASACHLRRATCLLGRSIGVAYEGKCIKAKSCEDIQCSAGKKCLWDARMSRGRCSLCDETCPESRTDEAVCASDNTTYPSECAMKQAACSMGVLLEIKHAGSCNSITEDHDEDDEDEDSDYMAYAHISSILDG; encoded by the exons ATGTTTGGGATGCTGAAACACCACCTCCACCCGGGCATTTTGCTCTTGTTCATGTGGCTTTGTCACCTCATGGAACATCAAAAAGTTCAAG CTGGAAACTGCTGGTTGCAGCAGGGAAAGAACGGAAGGTGCCAGGTGCTCTACATGCCCGGGATGAGCAGGGAGGAGTGCTGTCGGAGCGGGAGACTGGGGACTTCCTGGACCGAGGAGGACGTCCCCAACAGCACGCTCTTTAGATGGATGATCTTCAATGGCGGAGCTCCCAATTGCATACCTTGCAAAG AAACCTGCGACAATGTTGACTGCGGCCCCGGGAAGCGATGCAAGATGAACAGGAGGAGTAAGCCGCGCTGCGTTTGCGCCCCAGACTGTTCCAACATCACTTGGAAGGGACCCGTCTGCGGCACCGACGGGAAGACCTACAAGGACGAGTGCGCGCTGCTAAAGGCTAAATGCAAAGGACACCCTGACCTGGATGTACAGTACCAGGGAAAGTGCAAGAGTAAGAAACATTGCGAGTACATTTGCCAAATGTTAATAcccttttctgtgtttcagtTTGCCACAACTGTTTTTACTCTTTCAGAAACCTGCCGCGATGTCTTGTGCCCCGGCAGTTCCACGTGCGTCGTAGACCAAACAAACAACGCGTACTGCGTGACGTGTAATCGGATCTGCCCAGAAGTGACTTCTCCTGAGCACTACCTGTGTGGGAACGACGGGATTATCTACGCCAGCGCCTGCCACCTGAGACGAGCTACCTGTCTCCTTGGTCGGTCAATTGGAGTGGCATACGAGGGGAAATGCATCA AGGCCAAGTCGTGTGAGGACATCCAGTGCAGCGCTGGGAAAAAGTGCCTGTGGGACGCTCGGATGAGCCGGGGCCGCTGCTCGCTGTGTGACGAGACCTGCCCGGAGAGCAGGACGGACGAGGCGGTGTGTGCCAGCGACAACACCACATATCCCAGCGAATGTGCCATGAAACAGGCCGCTTGCTCTATGGGAGTTCTGCTGGAGATCAAGCACGCAGGATCTTGCAACT CCATCACAGAAGAccatgatgaggatgatgaagatgaggactCAGACTACATGGCTTATGCCCATATATCTTCTATACTGGATGGATAG
- the fsta gene encoding follistatin-A precursor, whose translation MFGMLKHHLHPGILLLFMWLCHLMEHQKVQAGNCWLQQGKNGRCQVLYMPGMSREECCRSGRLGTSWTEEDVPNSTLFRWMIFNGGAPNCIPCKETCDNVDCGPGKRCKMNRRSKPRCVCAPDCSNITWKGPVCGTDGKTYKDECALLKAKCKGHPDLDVQYQGKCKKTCRDVLCPGSSTCVVDQTNNAYCVTCNRICPEVTSPEHYLCGNDGIIYASACHLRRATCLLGRSIGVAYEGKCIKAKSCEDIQCSAGKKCLWDARMSRGRCSLCDETCPESRTDEAVCASDNTTYPSECAMKQAACSMGVLLEIKHAGSCNCK comes from the exons ATGTTTGGGATGCTGAAACACCACCTCCACCCGGGCATTTTGCTCTTGTTCATGTGGCTTTGTCACCTCATGGAACATCAAAAAGTTCAAG CTGGAAACTGCTGGTTGCAGCAGGGAAAGAACGGAAGGTGCCAGGTGCTCTACATGCCCGGGATGAGCAGGGAGGAGTGCTGTCGGAGCGGGAGACTGGGGACTTCCTGGACCGAGGAGGACGTCCCCAACAGCACGCTCTTTAGATGGATGATCTTCAATGGCGGAGCTCCCAATTGCATACCTTGCAAAG AAACCTGCGACAATGTTGACTGCGGCCCCGGGAAGCGATGCAAGATGAACAGGAGGAGTAAGCCGCGCTGCGTTTGCGCCCCAGACTGTTCCAACATCACTTGGAAGGGACCCGTCTGCGGCACCGACGGGAAGACCTACAAGGACGAGTGCGCGCTGCTAAAGGCTAAATGCAAAGGACACCCTGACCTGGATGTACAGTACCAGGGAAAGTGCAAGA AAACCTGCCGCGATGTCTTGTGCCCCGGCAGTTCCACGTGCGTCGTAGACCAAACAAACAACGCGTACTGCGTGACGTGTAATCGGATCTGCCCAGAAGTGACTTCTCCTGAGCACTACCTGTGTGGGAACGACGGGATTATCTACGCCAGCGCCTGCCACCTGAGACGAGCTACCTGTCTCCTTGGTCGGTCAATTGGAGTGGCATACGAGGGGAAATGCATCA AGGCCAAGTCGTGTGAGGACATCCAGTGCAGCGCTGGGAAAAAGTGCCTGTGGGACGCTCGGATGAGCCGGGGCCGCTGCTCGCTGTGTGACGAGACCTGCCCGGAGAGCAGGACGGACGAGGCGGTGTGTGCCAGCGACAACACCACATATCCCAGCGAATGTGCCATGAAACAGGCCGCTTGCTCTATGGGAGTTCTGCTGGAGATCAAGCACGCAGGATCTTGCAACTGTAAGTAG
- the fsta gene encoding follistatin-A isoform X2 has translation MFGMLKHHLHPGILLLFMWLCHLMEHQKVQAGNCWLQQGKNGRCQVLYMPGMSREECCRSGRLGTSWTEEDVPNSTLFRWMIFNGGAPNCIPCKGGETCDNVDCGPGKRCKMNRRSKPRCVCAPDCSNITWKGPVCGTDGKTYKDECALLKAKCKGHPDLDVQYQGKCKKTCRDVLCPGSSTCVVDQTNNAYCVTCNRICPEVTSPEHYLCGNDGIIYASACHLRRATCLLGRSIGVAYEGKCIKAKSCEDIQCSAGKKCLWDARMSRGRCSLCDETCPESRTDEAVCASDNTTYPSECAMKQAACSMGVLLEIKHAGSCNSITEDHDEDDEDEDSDYMAYAHISSILDG, from the exons ATGTTTGGGATGCTGAAACACCACCTCCACCCGGGCATTTTGCTCTTGTTCATGTGGCTTTGTCACCTCATGGAACATCAAAAAGTTCAAG CTGGAAACTGCTGGTTGCAGCAGGGAAAGAACGGAAGGTGCCAGGTGCTCTACATGCCCGGGATGAGCAGGGAGGAGTGCTGTCGGAGCGGGAGACTGGGGACTTCCTGGACCGAGGAGGACGTCCCCAACAGCACGCTCTTTAGATGGATGATCTTCAATGGCGGAGCTCCCAATTGCATACCTTGCAAAGGTGGAG AAACCTGCGACAATGTTGACTGCGGCCCCGGGAAGCGATGCAAGATGAACAGGAGGAGTAAGCCGCGCTGCGTTTGCGCCCCAGACTGTTCCAACATCACTTGGAAGGGACCCGTCTGCGGCACCGACGGGAAGACCTACAAGGACGAGTGCGCGCTGCTAAAGGCTAAATGCAAAGGACACCCTGACCTGGATGTACAGTACCAGGGAAAGTGCAAGA AAACCTGCCGCGATGTCTTGTGCCCCGGCAGTTCCACGTGCGTCGTAGACCAAACAAACAACGCGTACTGCGTGACGTGTAATCGGATCTGCCCAGAAGTGACTTCTCCTGAGCACTACCTGTGTGGGAACGACGGGATTATCTACGCCAGCGCCTGCCACCTGAGACGAGCTACCTGTCTCCTTGGTCGGTCAATTGGAGTGGCATACGAGGGGAAATGCATCA AGGCCAAGTCGTGTGAGGACATCCAGTGCAGCGCTGGGAAAAAGTGCCTGTGGGACGCTCGGATGAGCCGGGGCCGCTGCTCGCTGTGTGACGAGACCTGCCCGGAGAGCAGGACGGACGAGGCGGTGTGTGCCAGCGACAACACCACATATCCCAGCGAATGTGCCATGAAACAGGCCGCTTGCTCTATGGGAGTTCTGCTGGAGATCAAGCACGCAGGATCTTGCAACT CCATCACAGAAGAccatgatgaggatgatgaagatgaggactCAGACTACATGGCTTATGCCCATATATCTTCTATACTGGATGGATAG